A DNA window from Theobroma cacao cultivar B97-61/B2 chromosome 5, Criollo_cocoa_genome_V2, whole genome shotgun sequence contains the following coding sequences:
- the LOC18599883 gene encoding FRIGIDA-like protein 5 has translation MEDIKREIKLGELKRESLRKSLEQARDQASSILLFTLQWKDLEKHFDLIQQNIEKRVEVVELQEKELETEKRALKERQEVICLKENELSLLNEKIEECNRERKLKHTEANSTQKLLEECSLQFTLKEEDLDSVRKLVEGCSKELSLKKEELCAVNKLMSECLEKLEGKEKQLGLVEEQIEKSSKELGVTEGKLDLVQSLVEECEGKLESKERELGLVTRRVDECCNEICLKNNQLDHLRRSIEEKSKELEFIEMDLDLKEHMMNEYDEVLELKEKELECLRNSVKECSNQLEMKENELVRSQEVIDEHCKQLNEQEKILNSIKSLIQEYNEELEAKEEKYEALDKSVRDQAAKVKSKENELGLIEETIVDRSAELHSRDIEFHSLQTTIRRNQKELESTKKELNSVKARVRGYSEDLELKEQEFNAIQMCIEEHRQELCLKEKQLSSVQISIKGCSKQLKVEEERLITIKNSILECTKELESKQQQLEALKNSQGQLSDMVGSKEKQLNSIEKPCSNRLQEANVKEKYLDSLKRSLEERLEKLDLERKQFEARVKEFEVQAKQFDSVQKAVEERSKKLELKEKQLTNALHSQVRSENPSSFSLQVLGITNTETVNPTILNQIKTEQLDNFMISNAHETSSADLGVDATMDGRSLQGINNEHLYEPDLRQNEVLVALQMSPDPAKFVLDLMLGTCSEHQKKGGTGFEESVLKIYVLLLEQLLQVSPLVQPNVKADAMKLAIEWKAKLSSSAQNYIEVLGFLQFVAAFGLVSSFNKDEIFKLLLTAAQHQQAQNVCRVLGFTDMIPDFICSLIARKQYIEAVRFVCAFDCKDKFPPELLFNLFWEDVNGVAHEKCKMGKNSSEVREKASDEQIAALKSAIECIKNCKLDSSMPVEVMEKCIARLEQQKMNRRFSALAPAPAIQPKLQGQTNRNIGPSIPRNQSNPVATVPGQFQGGICASTPGSKLQELRNKRAWTNGPAIRSYTPQVPTVNKPYIPSASHHELSVPLNRDVAHFGLAANLGHSSNLMTRRVNIAEEQGLTHKRPKQW, from the exons atggAGGATATTAAGCGAGAGATAAAACTTGGTGAGTTAAAGAGGGAGAGCCTTCGTAAATCACTTGAGCAAGCCAGGGATCAAGCGTCTTCGATTCTGTTGTTTACTTTACAATGGAAAGActtagagaaacattttgatttgattcaaCAGAATATTGAGAAAAGAGTGGAGGTTGTTGAATTGCAAGAAAAAGAGCTAGAAACCGAGAAGAGAGCACTGAAGGAAAGACAAGAAGTgatttgtttgaaagaaaatgaattaagtttgtTGAATGAAAAGATTGAAGAATGTAACAGGGAGCGTAAGTTGAAACATACGGAAGCTAATTCGACGCAAAAATTGCTTGAAGAGTGCTCACTACAGTTTACATTAAAAGAAGAGGACTTGGATTCAGTTAGGAAATTGGTTGAGGGTTGTTCTAAGGAACTTAGTTTGAAGAAAGAGGAATTGTGTGCTGTGAACAAGTTGATGAGTGAATGTCTTGAAAAGCTAGAAGGGAAGGAGAAGCAATTGGGGTTGGTAGAGGAACAGATTGAAAAATCTAGTAAGGAACTTGGTGTGACAGAGGGGAAGTTGGATTTGGTGCAGTCGTTGGTTGAAGAATGTGAAGGGAAGCTTGAGTCAAAAGAGAGGGAATTGGGGTTAGTGACAAGAAGAGTTGATGAATGTTGTAATGAGATTTgtctaaaaaataatcaattggACCATTTGCGGAGATCCATTGAGGAAAAATCTAAGGAGCTTGAGTTTATAGAgatggacttggatttgaaGGAACATATGATGAATGAGTATGATGAAGTGCTTGAGTTAAAAGAGAAGGAGTTGGAATGTTTGCGAAATTCAGTCAAGGAATGTTCTAACCAGCTTGAAATGAAGGAGAACGAACTTGTTAGAAGCCAAGAAGTGATTGATGAACACTGTAAACAGCTTAATGAGCAGGAGAAAATTCTAAATTCGATCAAATCCTTGATTCAGGAGTACAATGAAGAACTCGAAGCCAAAGAGGAAAAATATGAGGCACTTGACAAATCTGTCAGAGATCAAGCTGCTAAAGTCAAATCTAAAGAGAACGAATTAGGGTTGATTGAAGAAACAATTGTGGATCGCTCAGCAGAGCTTCATTCAAGAGATATTGAATTTCATTCACTGCAAACTACGATAAGACGGAATCAAAAGGAACTTGAATCAACAAAGAAGGAGCTCAATTCAGTCAAAGCAAGGGTGAGAGGATATTCTGAGGATCTTGAATTGAAAGAGCAGGAGTTCAATGCTATACAAATGTGCATTGAAGAACATAGGCAAGAACTTTGTTTGAAAGAGAAGCAACTCAGCTCAGTCCAAATATCAATTAAAGGATGCAGCAAGCAGCTCAAAGTAGAGGAGGAAAGGCTTATCACAATCAAGAACTCAATTTTGGAGTGCACCAAGGAACTTGAATCAAAACAACAGCAGCTTGAAGCGCTAAAAAATTCTCAGGGACAGCTCTCTGACATGGTTGGATCAAAAGAAAAGCAACTGAATTCAATTGAAAAGCCATGCAGTAATCGCCTACAGGAAGCCAATGTGAAGGAGAAGTATCTGGATTCACTTAAAAGATCATTAGAGGAACGCTTGGAAAAATTGGATTTAGAAAGGAAGCAGTTTGAAGCTCGTGTCAAGGAGTTTGAAGTACAAGCAAAACAATTTGATTCTGTCCAAAAGGCAGTTGAAGAACGAAGTAAAAAACTAGAATTGAAAGAGAAGCAACTAACTAATGCCCTTCATTCTCAAGTGAGGAGTGAGAATCCTAGTTCTTTTTCCTTACAGGTACTTGGAATCACAAACACAGAAACAG TGAACCCCACCATCCTTAACCAAATAAAGACTGAGCAGCTGGATAATTTTATGATTAGCAATGCGCATGAAACTTCATCTGCTGATCTTGGGGTTGATGCTACAATGGATGGAAGGAGTTTGCAAGGTATCAACAATGAGCATTTATACGAGCCTGATTTGAGGCAGAATGAAGTTTTGGTTGCCCTTCAAATGTCACCAGATCCAGCCAAGTTTGTTCTGGATCTGATGCTAGGGACATGTTCTGAACATCAGAAGAAGGGTGGGACAGGATTCGAAGAAAGTGTTCTGAAGATTTATGTCCTTTTGTTGGAACAACTTTTGCAAGTTTCACCACTTGTACAACCTAATGTGAAAGCAGATGCAATGAAGTTAGCAATCGAGTGGAAAGCGAAGCTGAGTTCGAGTGCTCAAAATTACATTGAGGTCTTGGGTTTTTTGCAGTTTGTTGCTGCTTTTGGATTGGTGTCCTCTTTTAATAAAGATGAAATCTTCAAACTTCTTTTGACTGCTGCTCAACACCAACAGGCTCAAAATGTATGCCGGGTCCTTGGTTTTACAGATATGATTCCTG ATTTCATTTGTAGTCTAATTGCAAGGAAGCAGTATATTGAAGCTGTTAGATTTGTCTGTGCGTTTGATTGCAAGGACAAGTTCCCACCAGAACTGCTCTTTAACCTGTTCTGGGAGGATGTAAATGGTGTGGCTCATGAGAAGTGCAAGATGGGGAAGAATTCCTCTGAAGTACGG GAGAAGGCCAGTGATGAACAGATTGCTGCACTGAAATCAGCAATTGAATGCATCAAGAATTGTAAGCTTGACTCCAGTATGCCGGTTGAGGTCATGGAGAAGTGCATTGCTCGGCTAGAACAGCAAAAGATGAACAGGAGATTTTCTGCACTAGCCCCAGCCCCTGCAATTCAACCAAAGCTTCAGGGCCAGACAAATCGTAATATTGGCCCTTCTATCCCCAGGAATCAATCCAATCCTGTCGCCACAGTTCCAGGGCAGTTTCAGGGTGGGATCTGTGCTTCCACTCCGGGGAGTAAACTGCAAGAGCTGAGAAACAAGCGTGCTTGGACTAATGGACCAGCTATTAGATCCTATACTCCTCAAGTGCCAACTGTTAACAAACCATATATTCCTTCAGCTTCACATCATGAATTAAGTGTTCCACTTAATCGAGACGTAGCTCATTTTGGTTTGGCTGCTAACTTAGGTCATTCATCTAATTTGATGACCCGGCGGGTAAATATTGCTGAAGAACAAGGCTTGACTCACAAAAGGCCCAAGCAGTGGTAG